The genomic DNA GCGGCTCGAAGGGTTCGGGTATGCGGTGACCCGGCTTGGCGGGGGCGTGGTGGGCGTCTTGGAGAACGGCGAGGGGCCCGCGGTCCTGTTCCGGGCCGACATGGACGGCCTCCCCGTCCGCGAGGAGACGGGCGCGGACTACGCGTCCACGGCCACAGCGCAGCGGGACGGCGTCGAGGTCCCGGTCATGCACGCGTGCGGGCACGATGTCCACACCGCGTGCGCGCTCGGCGCGGCGTCGCTGCTCGCGGCGCACCGGAAGGAGTGGTCGGGGACGGCGATCATGCTGTTCCAGCCGGGAGAGGAGGTCGCCCGGGGCGCGCGCTCCATGGTGGACGCGGGCCTGGCGAAGCGCATCCCGGCCCCCGTGGTGGCGCTTGGCCAGCACGTCATGGCGGGCCCGCCCGCGGGCGAGGTGGCTATCAGCGCCGGCCCCGTCTTCTCAACGGCGGTGTCGCTGCGGGTCCGGCTCTTCGGCAAGGGCGGCCACGGATCCATGCCGCACCTGGCCATCGACTCGGTTGTGCTGGCGGCGGCCGTCGTCACCCGGCTTCAGTCGCTCGTGGCACGGGAGCTGTCCCCGGACGAGTTCGGGGTCGTGACGGTCGGCAGCATGCGCGCCGGCGACACGGCCAACATCATCCCGGACT from Falsarthrobacter nasiphocae includes the following:
- a CDS encoding amidohydrolase; protein product: MSLPESIAADLDATMEWLEPLYKDLHAHPELSMQEERTAALVAERLEGFGYAVTRLGGGVVGVLENGEGPAVLFRADMDGLPVREETGADYASTATAQRDGVEVPVMHACGHDVHTACALGAASLLAAHRKEWSGTAIMLFQPGEEVARGARSMVDAGLAKRIPAPVVALGQHVMAGPPAGEVAISAGPVFSTAVSLRVRLFGKGGHGSMPHLAIDSVVLAAAVVTRLQSLVARELSPDEFGVVTVGSMRAGDTANIIPDSAELLLNLRAYSEETLAALEEGVERIVRAECQAGRCPREPEIQRYDPFPLTVNDERAVETLRSAFSGAFGADGVHAMERVTASEDFSIIPDALGVPYAYWALGGFTPDQDPVGNHNPHFLPALQPTLTGGVVASAAAMLAFLGRS